In the Deltaproteobacteria bacterium genome, CCCTCCTGCCACTCGAAAGTCTGCTTGCGCGATCCTTGATGCCAAACGCTCGTCGCGCCGCGACCTTTGACGACATAAATCAATTGCTCGAAGAGGTAGCGCTGCGGCAGACTCTCGCTCCGCGGCGCCAGCTCCAGCACATACGACCCACAGGTGCGCGACGAGCCGACCAGATTGATGAACGAGCCGCGCACGCCGGAGCGTTTCCACGGCGCTACTGGAATCGCGGTCAGATCTTCGACGCAATGGCCGCGTAAAATCGGTATTTCCTCCTGCTCCTGCCACAAATCGTAGGGTGTCTTGTCGGAGTAAGCTGCTGCTTGAGTCAAATCCATGGCAAATCCCTTTTTGACAAACTTTTCCGAAAATTCTTCGCGCTCTTCTAGTGTGGTGGAAACGAACTACGCTTAACAACGGCCATGGCTCCTCCCCCTTTGAAAAAGGGGGATCGAGGGGGATTTGAATTCCACGCAGTCAGCCCCCCCTTCCCGAGTTTACGAAAGGCGGGAATACAGCCGAATCTCGCACCAATGAATTCAGCGAGCTTCTGATGCAGGACACCAATCAGTATCGCGCAAGAATCTCAGCTTCCCGTCGCGTGAGTTGATCGGCGAGCGCGGTCTGATCGACTTTATCGGCCACCGCGTCAAATCCCGCTTGCTTGATCAGCGCCGGCAGCCGGGTCTTGAGCTGGGTCAAAGTCCAGCGCACCGAGTCGTCGATACCTTCGTCTTTCATCTTGAACGCCGCGGCTTCGCCGCCGTTGGGACCGATGTGATAGTGGGGATTATTGTAGAAACAGTCGAAGCGCAAAATTCTCACTTCCTCGCCGGTGCCGGCGCTCGTGACGTCGAAGGTTAACCCTTCATCGTTGCCGCCCAGTCCATGCCGATGCACGATGGTCACCCGCATACCGGGTTGATCGATCACGATCGGCTCCATTTTCAACTTGCTTTGTGGTTCCACCGCTCGGCCCTCCTGTTATGATGACGATAATCTGCGCGGATCATTACGTCTTTGATTTCTACCTGTCAAATGAAGATAAACGGGCGCGATGAATCGTGCCCCTACTAATTCCGTTTTCTATTTTTGCGACTTTTGCGTTCTTTGCGGCCAATCCTTCCGAACCTGACTTGGAATCCGCTAGACCGCGTCGAGATGAAAAAACTTCACGGCGTTGCCCGCCGCCATCGCCTGTTTTTCATTTTCCGGCACGCCGGCAAATTGTTCTTCCATCAGCTCCAGCGATTTCGGCCAGCGCGTCACGATGTGCGGAAAATCGGTAGACCACATTACCTTGTCCACGCCGACCATATGGCGCAGCTGGATGCCGATGGGATCGTCGAAGACGCCCCAGTGAGCGTGCTCGCGGAGATATTCGCTCGGTAATTTTTTCAGCTGCGGCAAGCCCAGGAGTTTCTCGGCCCAATGACGATTGACCTTATAAGTCTGGTCCATCTGCTGATAGAAGTAAGGAATCCAGCCGATGTTGTTCTCGGCCCAGAAAATTTGCAGCTTGGGAAAGCGGTCGAACACGCCGGTAAAAATCAACTGCGTCGCCTCCACCGCGCCGCAGTGATAAATCCCCTGGCGCGCGAGCCGCTGAAGAAAATCGAAGGGGCGGTCTTCGCCCTGGGGATCTTTGGGATACTTCATCAAATAGACATCGCGCTCGTCGGTGCGGCGCGGAAACGACGTGTGGATCGTGATCGGCATATCGAGATCGATGGCCGCGGCGTAGAACTTGTCGTCTTCCGGCGTGGGAAAACTTTTACCGCTCGGGAACGTGTGCAAACGCGCCGCTTTAAAACCTTTTTCTTTGCAGCGCTTCAACTCGGCGACGTTGTCGTCGGCGCCGATGTCCGGCATGACGGCGACGCCGATCAAGCGGTCGCCATCGACGGCGCAATACTCTTCGATGAAATAGTCGTTGAACGCTTGCACGATGGCGAGAAACGCGTCGCGGTCTTTGATCTTGGAGTTGCGCGCTTCGCTGGCGAAAAGTAATTCACCGTCGACACCGTCGGCGTCTTGCTCTTTCAACCGCTGCTGCGGTGAGCCGGCGCCGACCGAATGTTCGAAGTCGAGATGGGTGGGATTGAAATTTTCCGGCCCTTTGCCGGCGAACAAATTGGTGCCGCGATATTCCAGCGGCTGCCCTTCGTCGACGATGGCGTCGCGCCCGTCGGCGAGCTTGATCCGCCGCGGCGCGCGGGCGCGAAACTTCGCCGGCACCCGGTGCGTCCAAGTTTCCGGCAGGCACTCGAAATGACTATCGGCGGAAAAATATCGGTACTTGCGCGCCATTGAAACAGTTCCTCCTCGGGTCTCTCATCGAATGATCTGTCTAATATGTGAATAGCGTGCCATGAGCAGAAAGATATTTCACCACGAAGGACACGAAGAGCACGAAGTTCGGAGTTAAAATTTTCGAACCCTTCGTGTCCTTCGTGGTGAATAGTTATTTTAACAACTCGCAACTACGGCACAAGAATATCCTTCATGATCTTTTCCATCGGCTTCGACACCAGCTCGGACTGCTCCGGGCCGACGATCAACAATGGAATGCCGCGTTCTTCCAGGTTATTGAGTTCGTCATACACGGATTTGACGCCCTTGCGCCCGGACAACCTGCCAGTAGAC is a window encoding:
- a CDS encoding amidohydrolase — protein: MARKYRYFSADSHFECLPETWTHRVPAKFRARAPRRIKLADGRDAIVDEGQPLEYRGTNLFAGKGPENFNPTHLDFEHSVGAGSPQQRLKEQDADGVDGELLFASEARNSKIKDRDAFLAIVQAFNDYFIEEYCAVDGDRLIGVAVMPDIGADDNVAELKRCKEKGFKAARLHTFPSGKSFPTPEDDKFYAAAIDLDMPITIHTSFPRRTDERDVYLMKYPKDPQGEDRPFDFLQRLARQGIYHCGAVEATQLIFTGVFDRFPKLQIFWAENNIGWIPYFYQQMDQTYKVNRHWAEKLLGLPQLKKLPSEYLREHAHWGVFDDPIGIQLRHMVGVDKVMWSTDFPHIVTRWPKSLELMEEQFAGVPENEKQAMAAGNAVKFFHLDAV